A window of the Mesorhizobium opportunistum WSM2075 genome harbors these coding sequences:
- a CDS encoding FGGY-family carbohydrate kinase, which translates to MGDVLIGIDAGTSIIKSIAFDTAGRQIAAAALPNHYETLPGGGAEQDLARTWSDAATTLRQLADKVPDLASRTVAIAVTGQGDGTWLIDGKGEPVAKGWLWLDARAAAIVEEIRARPQDRLRFEKTGSGLAACQQGSQFVFMKRNMPEMLGKAATAFHCKDWLYFKLTGERATDPSEGTFTFGDFHTRDYSDEVLDVLGVTDLRHLLPPIVDGTRHSTGLSQAAADATGMLAGTPVVLGYVDVVCTALGAGLLDRERKPGCSIIGSTGMHMRLAETPDDVQLNEAATGYTMAMPAPGVFAQMQSNMAATLNIDWVLGLASGILASQGITRSNGEMIALVDAWIAASQPASLLYQPYVSEAGERGPFVDANARAGFVGISSRHGYADLVRAVFEGLAFAARDCYAAMGPLPREVRLTGGAARSPALRKILGAALGADIRTSAREEAGAAGAAMIAAVGVGLYPSMDACVGEWVTPLLGDAEPSDRSLAAIYDKMTPSYMLAHQALRPVWRAMASVQAN; encoded by the coding sequence ATGGGTGATGTCCTGATCGGCATCGATGCCGGCACGTCGATCATCAAATCCATCGCCTTCGACACGGCGGGCCGGCAGATCGCCGCCGCCGCGCTGCCGAACCACTATGAGACATTGCCGGGTGGCGGCGCCGAACAGGATTTGGCGCGAACATGGAGCGATGCCGCCACAACCCTGCGCCAGCTCGCCGACAAGGTGCCCGATCTCGCCAGCCGGACCGTGGCGATCGCGGTTACCGGGCAGGGCGACGGCACTTGGCTGATCGACGGCAAGGGCGAGCCGGTGGCGAAGGGCTGGCTCTGGCTCGACGCGCGCGCGGCGGCAATCGTCGAGGAAATCCGCGCGCGGCCGCAGGATCGGCTGCGCTTCGAAAAGACCGGCAGCGGGCTCGCCGCTTGCCAGCAGGGCTCGCAGTTCGTGTTCATGAAGCGCAACATGCCCGAAATGCTCGGCAAGGCGGCAACCGCGTTCCACTGCAAGGACTGGCTCTATTTCAAGCTCACCGGTGAGCGCGCCACCGACCCGTCCGAGGGAACCTTCACCTTCGGTGACTTCCACACCCGCGACTACAGCGACGAGGTGCTCGACGTGCTCGGCGTTACCGATCTCAGGCATCTGCTGCCGCCGATCGTCGACGGCACAAGGCACAGCACCGGCCTGTCGCAGGCGGCGGCGGACGCCACCGGGATGCTGGCCGGCACGCCTGTGGTGCTCGGCTATGTCGACGTCGTCTGCACCGCGCTCGGCGCCGGCCTGCTCGACCGCGAGCGCAAGCCCGGCTGCTCGATCATCGGCTCCACCGGCATGCACATGCGGCTGGCCGAGACCCCCGACGACGTGCAGCTCAACGAAGCGGCGACCGGCTACACGATGGCGATGCCAGCGCCCGGCGTGTTTGCGCAGATGCAGTCGAACATGGCGGCGACGCTCAACATCGACTGGGTCCTCGGGCTTGCCTCGGGCATCCTCGCCTCGCAAGGCATCACTCGCAGCAATGGCGAGATGATCGCGCTGGTCGATGCCTGGATCGCCGCCTCGCAGCCCGCCTCGCTGCTCTATCAGCCCTATGTGTCGGAAGCCGGCGAGCGCGGACCGTTCGTCGATGCCAATGCGCGGGCAGGCTTTGTCGGCATTTCCTCGCGGCACGGCTATGCCGACCTCGTGCGCGCCGTCTTCGAGGGCTTGGCGTTCGCCGCGCGCGACTGCTACGCCGCCATGGGGCCGCTGCCGCGCGAAGTCCGCCTCACCGGCGGCGCCGCCAGAAGCCCGGCGTTGCGCAAGATCCTTGGCGCCGCGCTGGGTGCCGACATCCGGACCAGCGCGCGCGAGGAGGCGGGTGCGGCGGGCGCAGCGATGATCGCCGCTGTCGGCGTCGGCCTCTACCCGTCGATGGACGCGTGCGTCGGCGAATGGGTGACGCCGCTGCTCGGCGATGCCGAGCCGAGCGACCGCAGCCTCGCAGCGATCTACGACAAGATGACCCCATCCTACATGTTGGCGCACCAGGCGTTGCGGCCGGTCTGGCGCGCGATGGCTTCAGTGCAGGCAAATTGA
- a CDS encoding ABC transporter ATP-binding protein — protein MASLELKNVVKRYKSQTVLDNLSLTVADGETLVLFGPSGAGKTVLLRLVAGVIDPDEGKIFIGGDDMTDVDAEFRGVGMAFQNFALFPHMTAFDNIATPLAAKRSSQGAIKAGVESVAKLLKIAHVLSHKPRALSNGQKQRTALARALVGSPPLLLLDDPLRNVDAKLRFEMRLELPRLLADRGATVVYVTQDYKEAMALGDRIAVMSQGVIRQLGTPEQIYREPANIEIARLFGDPTINLLDVKPARDAKGIYVGLSNVQVHLAGAYETAVGRDCVIGLRPEALGFVEEGVPGAIPVTVEAETPLNEKIVTLVRTVRGREILVSRPAGTPGRSEGKAHIAVDGKSALLFDQASGDRIGSKNVLNLRSGEAA, from the coding sequence ATGGCCAGCCTCGAACTTAAAAATGTCGTCAAGCGCTACAAGAGCCAGACCGTCCTCGACAATCTGTCGCTGACGGTTGCCGACGGCGAAACCCTCGTCCTATTCGGACCCTCTGGCGCCGGCAAGACGGTGCTGCTGCGGCTAGTTGCCGGCGTCATCGACCCGGATGAAGGCAAGATATTCATCGGCGGCGACGACATGACCGATGTCGATGCGGAGTTCCGCGGCGTCGGCATGGCGTTCCAGAATTTCGCCCTGTTTCCGCATATGACCGCCTTCGACAACATCGCCACGCCGCTGGCCGCCAAGCGTTCGTCGCAAGGCGCGATCAAGGCCGGCGTCGAGAGCGTCGCCAAGCTGTTGAAGATCGCCCATGTGCTTTCCCATAAGCCGCGTGCGCTCTCCAACGGCCAGAAGCAGCGTACAGCGCTTGCCCGCGCTTTGGTCGGCTCGCCGCCGCTTCTGCTGCTTGACGATCCCTTGCGCAATGTCGACGCCAAGCTTCGCTTCGAGATGCGGCTCGAACTTCCGAGGCTGCTCGCCGATCGCGGTGCTACCGTCGTCTACGTCACCCAGGACTACAAGGAAGCCATGGCGCTCGGCGACCGCATCGCGGTGATGTCGCAAGGCGTCATCAGGCAGCTCGGCACGCCCGAGCAGATCTATCGCGAGCCGGCCAATATCGAGATTGCGCGGCTGTTCGGCGATCCCACCATCAACCTGCTCGACGTCAAGCCCGCGCGCGACGCCAAGGGCATCTATGTCGGCCTGTCCAACGTTCAGGTGCATCTGGCCGGCGCCTACGAAACCGCAGTCGGCCGTGACTGCGTGATCGGCCTGCGGCCCGAAGCGCTCGGCTTCGTCGAGGAAGGCGTGCCCGGCGCCATTCCGGTGACGGTCGAGGCCGAGACGCCGCTCAACGAAAAGATCGTCACGCTGGTGCGCACCGTGCGCGGCCGCGAGATCCTGGTCTCGCGGCCGGCCGGAACGCCGGGCCGCAGCGAAGGCAAGGCCCATATCGCCGTCGACGGCAAGAGCGCCTTGCTGTTCGATCAGGCCAGCGGCGACCGCATCGGCTCCAAGAACGTCCTCAATTTGCGCAGCGGAGAAGCGGCATGA
- a CDS encoding glycerol-3-phosphate dehydrogenase — MSGGTEIVDLFVVGGGVNGAGIARDAAGRGLSVILCEKDDLAEGTSSRSGKLVHGGLRYLEYYEFRLVREALIEREVLLESAPHIIWPMRFVLPHSPDDRPAWLVRLGLFLYDHLGGRKRLPPTRTLDLRTAPEGAPIKDAFKRGFEYSDCWVDDARLVVINALDAAERGAKVFTRTACTAARRENGLWVVEMRDGGTGARTTVRARALINAAGPWVNDIVNRVAGQNSKRNVRLVKGSHIVVPKFWEGRHAYLVQNSDKRVIFINPYQNDLALIGTTDIPYEGRPEDVTADESEIDYLIRVINRYFKRGLARSDVVYSFSGVRPLYDDNADNPSAVTRDYIFELDAPDAQAPLLSVFGGKITTFRKLAEHALDRIAPFFPRMGKPWTAKEHLPGGDIANADFEQFLGDLGREYPWMPASLIKHYGRLYGTRTRLLVGATGSLAGLGRCFGKDFFEREANYLFEQEWAATSADILERRTKHGLHLSAEERAAFEHWCANRLARAG, encoded by the coding sequence ATGAGCGGCGGCACCGAAATCGTCGACCTCTTCGTCGTCGGCGGCGGCGTCAACGGCGCTGGCATCGCGCGCGATGCGGCGGGCCGCGGCCTTTCGGTCATCCTGTGCGAAAAGGACGATCTTGCCGAAGGCACCAGCTCACGCTCGGGCAAGCTTGTACATGGCGGCCTGCGTTACCTCGAATACTATGAATTCCGCCTGGTGCGGGAGGCGCTGATCGAGCGCGAGGTCCTGCTGGAATCGGCGCCGCACATTATCTGGCCGATGCGCTTCGTGCTGCCGCACAGCCCCGATGACCGGCCGGCATGGCTGGTGCGGCTCGGCCTGTTCCTCTACGACCATCTCGGCGGCCGCAAGCGGCTGCCGCCGACCCGCACGCTCGACCTGCGGACGGCGCCCGAAGGCGCGCCGATCAAGGACGCGTTCAAGCGCGGTTTCGAATATTCCGACTGTTGGGTCGACGATGCCCGCCTTGTCGTCATCAACGCGCTCGACGCCGCCGAGCGCGGCGCCAAGGTTTTCACTCGCACCGCCTGCACCGCCGCCCGCCGCGAGAACGGCTTGTGGGTCGTCGAGATGCGGGACGGCGGGACGGGCGCCAGGACGACGGTTCGGGCACGCGCCCTGATCAACGCCGCCGGCCCCTGGGTCAACGACATCGTCAACCGCGTGGCCGGCCAGAACTCCAAGCGCAATGTGCGCCTGGTCAAGGGCAGCCACATCGTCGTGCCCAAATTCTGGGAGGGACGGCACGCCTATCTCGTCCAGAACAGCGACAAGCGCGTGATCTTCATCAATCCCTATCAGAACGATCTCGCCTTGATCGGCACCACCGACATTCCCTACGAGGGACGGCCCGAGGACGTGACGGCGGATGAGAGCGAGATCGATTACCTGATCAGGGTGATCAACCGCTATTTCAAGCGCGGCCTTGCGCGCAGCGATGTCGTCTATTCGTTCTCCGGCGTCAGGCCGCTCTATGACGACAATGCCGACAACCCGAGCGCGGTCACCCGCGACTATATTTTCGAACTCGATGCGCCCGACGCGCAGGCGCCGCTGCTTTCGGTCTTCGGTGGCAAGATCACCACCTTCCGCAAGCTTGCCGAGCACGCGCTGGACAGGATCGCCCCGTTCTTTCCCCGGATGGGCAAGCCCTGGACGGCGAAAGAACATTTGCCCGGCGGCGACATCGCCAACGCCGACTTCGAACAGTTCCTCGGCGACCTTGGCCGTGAGTATCCGTGGATGCCGGCATCGCTGATCAAGCACTATGGGCGGCTCTACGGCACCAGGACCCGCCTTCTGGTCGGTGCCACGGGGTCGCTCGCCGGATTGGGGCGATGTTTCGGCAAGGATTTCTTCGAGCGCGAGGCCAATTATCTCTTCGAACAGGAGTGGGCGGCGACTTCAGCCGACATCCTGGAACGGCGCACCAAGCATGGGCTGCATCTGTCTGCCGAGGAAAGGGCGGCCTTCGAGCATTGGTGTGCGAACCGGCTGGCGAGGGCAGGCTGA
- a CDS encoding ABC transporter ATP-binding protein: protein MSPSALTISGVDKFYGPIDRGVHAVKNLTMEIGKGEIVALLGSSGCGKTSTLRMIAGFEEVSRGAISVGGRQVHILPPVRRNVAMAFEGYSLYPPLTVRENMAFALKAARLPKSEVDAKVASIAKLLEIEDILERYPSSISGGQQQRASLGRALIREADLHLLDEPMGQLEPQLRAVLRGRIKHFIKERGLTAILVTHDQTEANALADRIAVMEGGVLQQFDTPDQIKERPANLFTGTFVGEPPMNVFEAYVGATAGRISLRLPDGLSLDYDKDAFSAPVRDQLLGRERVVIGIRPYAVRRSKEGVPARVSANQWLGDQTHIAADFAGGSLVLVEHDRTRLDLGAPINVSIDPGNLHVFDQASGEAISHGRELA from the coding sequence ATGAGCCCGAGCGCACTCACCATTTCCGGTGTCGACAAGTTCTATGGTCCGATCGACCGGGGCGTTCATGCCGTCAAGAACCTGACGATGGAAATCGGCAAGGGCGAGATTGTCGCCCTGCTTGGCTCGTCGGGCTGCGGCAAGACCTCGACGCTGCGCATGATCGCCGGCTTCGAAGAGGTGTCGCGTGGCGCGATCTCGGTCGGCGGCCGGCAGGTGCACATTCTGCCGCCGGTCAGGCGCAACGTGGCGATGGCCTTCGAGGGTTATTCGCTTTATCCGCCGCTGACCGTGCGCGAGAACATGGCTTTCGCGCTCAAGGCGGCAAGGTTGCCGAAGAGCGAGGTCGACGCCAAGGTCGCCAGCATCGCCAAGCTGCTCGAGATCGAGGACATATTGGAGCGCTATCCGAGTTCCATCTCCGGCGGCCAGCAGCAGCGCGCCAGTCTCGGCCGGGCGCTGATCCGCGAGGCCGACCTGCATCTTCTGGACGAGCCGATGGGACAGCTCGAACCGCAGCTTCGCGCCGTGCTGCGCGGCCGCATCAAGCACTTCATCAAGGAGCGCGGCCTGACCGCGATCCTGGTCACCCACGACCAGACCGAGGCCAATGCGCTTGCCGACCGCATCGCCGTGATGGAGGGTGGCGTGCTGCAGCAGTTCGACACGCCGGACCAGATCAAGGAGCGTCCCGCGAACCTGTTCACCGGCACCTTCGTCGGCGAGCCGCCGATGAACGTCTTCGAGGCCTATGTCGGCGCCACTGCCGGCCGTATCAGCCTGCGGCTGCCGGACGGCCTGTCGCTCGACTACGACAAGGACGCCTTCAGCGCTCCGGTCCGCGATCAACTGCTGGGCCGCGAGCGGGTCGTCATAGGCATCAGGCCCTACGCCGTGCGGCGCTCGAAGGAGGGCGTTCCGGCCAGGGTCTCGGCCAACCAATGGCTCGGCGACCAGACCCATATAGCGGCCGACTTCGCCGGTGGCTCGCTGGTTCTGGTCGAACATGACCGCACGCGCCTCGATCTTGGCGCACCGATCAATGTCAGCATCGATCCTGGGAATCTGCACGTCTTCGATCAGGCGAGCGGCGAGGCCATTTCGCACGGCAGGGAGCTTGCGTGA
- a CDS encoding 2-hydroxyacid dehydrogenase — MPRKIAIIGDNFMLPEVFRAKIEKVASGDLDIRTLQTAWPDEPMEFGNPALGLDKVKEYFGHPDKVVEFIGDAEILVTQLAPLSEDMMRRLPALKLVAVSRGGPINIDMAAARDHGITVVNVPGRNATAVAEFTIGAILAETRLIRVGHEALRKGEWRGDLYRADRTGRELGEMTVGVVGYGNIGTKVVRLLRAFGCHVLVSDPYVQLSAEDHNAGVELVGLDDLLSRSDVVTLHSRVTEETRGLIGKDTIARMKPGVIFVNTARGPLVDYDALNEALVSGQIASAMLETFAVEPVPSDWPLLQLPNVTLTPHIAGASVRTVTYAAEQAAEEVRRYIAGLPPVNPC, encoded by the coding sequence ATGCCCAGGAAAATAGCGATCATTGGCGACAACTTCATGCTTCCGGAGGTGTTTCGCGCCAAAATCGAGAAGGTCGCGAGCGGCGACCTCGATATCCGCACATTGCAGACGGCCTGGCCCGACGAGCCGATGGAGTTCGGCAATCCGGCGCTCGGCCTCGACAAGGTCAAGGAATATTTCGGCCACCCCGACAAGGTCGTCGAGTTCATCGGCGATGCCGAGATCCTCGTCACCCAGCTCGCGCCCCTGTCGGAGGACATGATGCGGCGCCTGCCGGCGCTCAAGCTGGTTGCGGTCTCGCGCGGCGGCCCGATCAACATCGACATGGCCGCGGCGAGGGATCACGGCATCACCGTGGTCAACGTGCCCGGCCGCAACGCCACTGCCGTCGCCGAGTTCACCATCGGCGCCATCCTGGCCGAGACGCGGCTGATCCGGGTCGGCCATGAGGCCTTGCGCAAGGGAGAATGGCGCGGCGATCTCTACCGCGCCGACCGCACCGGCCGAGAACTCGGCGAAATGACCGTCGGCGTCGTCGGCTATGGCAATATCGGCACCAAGGTGGTCCGGCTGCTGCGTGCCTTCGGCTGCCACGTCCTGGTCAGCGATCCCTATGTGCAGTTGAGCGCGGAGGATCACAATGCCGGCGTCGAATTGGTTGGGCTCGACGATCTCCTGTCCCGCTCCGATGTGGTCACGCTGCATTCCAGGGTGACCGAGGAGACGCGCGGCCTGATTGGCAAGGACACCATCGCGCGGATGAAGCCCGGCGTGATCTTCGTCAACACCGCGCGCGGGCCGCTGGTCGACTATGATGCGCTCAACGAGGCGCTGGTTTCGGGGCAGATCGCCAGCGCCATGCTGGAGACGTTCGCGGTCGAACCGGTGCCGTCGGATTGGCCTTTGCTGCAGCTCCCCAACGTGACGCTGACGCCGCATATCGCCGGCGCCTCGGTGCGCACCGTGACCTATGCCGCCGAGCAGGCCGCCGAAGAGGTGCGCCGCTACATCGCCGGCCTTCCGCCCGTCAATCCGTGCTGA
- a CDS encoding carbohydrate ABC transporter permease: protein MEHTSLLERILRGVALTLVVIFFMFPIVWIFMMSFQTNETILRIPPQLIFEPTLANYTALITGKLMTAAGTLDIAFMRNLWNSVFLSVTSVAVSLLLGVPAAYAFARHKFRGSEDIAFTLLSFKFAPALLVLLPLTLYFQKLGLANTYIGLIWVYQLICLPLILWIVRGYFEDIPADIEYAYRIGGHSWFATFRKIALPLAGPGIAAAGLLAFIFAWNNFVFALVLASADKQPVTVGALAFITSSGIQYGQISAAIVLSITPTLALALYAQRYLVEGLSLGAVKG from the coding sequence TCTTCATGTTCCCGATCGTCTGGATCTTCATGATGTCGTTCCAGACCAACGAGACCATCCTGCGCATTCCCCCGCAGCTGATCTTCGAGCCGACGCTCGCCAACTATACCGCCCTGATCACCGGCAAGCTGATGACCGCCGCAGGCACGCTCGACATCGCCTTCATGCGCAATTTGTGGAATTCGGTATTCCTGTCGGTGACATCCGTCGCGGTCTCGCTGCTGCTCGGCGTGCCGGCCGCCTACGCCTTCGCGCGGCACAAATTTCGTGGCTCGGAGGACATCGCCTTCACGCTGCTGTCGTTCAAGTTCGCGCCGGCGCTGCTGGTGCTCCTGCCGCTCACCCTCTATTTTCAGAAGCTGGGGCTCGCCAACACCTATATCGGACTGATCTGGGTCTACCAGCTGATCTGCCTGCCGCTGATCCTGTGGATCGTGCGCGGCTATTTTGAGGATATTCCGGCCGACATCGAATATGCCTACCGCATCGGTGGCCATTCCTGGTTCGCCACCTTCCGCAAGATCGCGCTGCCGCTCGCCGGTCCCGGCATCGCCGCCGCCGGCCTGCTTGCCTTCATCTTCGCCTGGAATAATTTCGTCTTCGCGCTGGTGCTGGCCTCGGCCGACAAGCAGCCGGTGACAGTCGGCGCGCTTGCCTTCATCACTTCCTCGGGCATCCAGTACGGCCAGATTTCGGCGGCCATCGTGCTCTCGATCACGCCGACCCTGGCGCTCGCGCTTTATGCGCAGCGCTATCTCGTCGAAGGCCTGTCGCTTGGCGCGGTGAAAGGATAG